A DNA window from Aspergillus nidulans FGSC A4 chromosome I contains the following coding sequences:
- a CDS encoding MFS transporter (transcript_id=CADANIAT00007754), giving the protein MTYLYLTPSRENVSSLQESEQRSVAPTEGSFLIPLFADEPRLAHERIKVTWSSPHDPENPLNWSHGRKWSATLLVSCFTFISPVSSTMVAPALPEIADEFNIRSDIERYLVMSIFLLAYAVGPFILAPLSEMYGRVVILQSANMVYLIFNTVCGFATSREQMLAFRFLSGLGGSAPQAIGGGVLSDCWRKNERGAASAVYAVMPFIGPAVGPIAGGYLTQYMSWRWIFWVVSMADALVQILAFLFLRETYAPKILMTRKKRLERETGNSLLYTEYDEPDRTFPQLLRKNLIRPFRMLFTQPAIQAIALYRGYQYGLMYLVLASFPTVWEGRYDQEKGIASLNYLSLGVGFVLGLQFCGRLIDYVYERLSKYYGDTGRPEYRVPLMIPGGLIVPIGLFVYGWTAEYKTHWIVPNIGAALFAIGLIVCFQCCQTYVIDAYTRYAASATGVTAFVRTMAGFGFPLFADGLYRALGLGWGNSLLGFVSLGMGLVAPVLLWFWGEWMRAKSPYCAGDETSRL; this is encoded by the exons ATGACATATCTATATCTAACTCCAAGTCGCGAAAATGTCAGTTCACTCCAGGAGAGCGAGCAGCGCTCCGTTGCACCCACTGAGGGCAGCTTTTTGATTCCCCTCTTCGCTGATGAGCCGAGATTG GCTCACGAGAGAATAAAGGTGACCTGGTCTTCGCCCCATGACCCCGAGAACCCATTGAACTGGAGCCATGGGCGGAAATGGTCAGCCACTCTGCTGGTCTCGTGCTTCACCTTTATCTCGCCTGTATCGTCGACAATGGTCGCACCGGCCCTGCCTGAGATCGCCGACGAATTCAATATCAGATCCGATATTGAACGTTACCTGGTCATGTCTATTTTCCTGCTTGCCTATGCGGTGGGACCCTTCATCCTTGCACCGCTGTCAGAGATGTATGGAAGGGTCGTGATACTGCAGTCAGCCAATATGGTTTACTTGATCTTCAACACGGTCTGTGGCTTTGCCACATCACGCGAGCAGATGCTTGCTTTTCGGTTCCTGAGCGGTCTCGGTGGGAGCGCACCCCAAGCG ATCGGTGGCGGTGTATTGAGCGACTgttggaggaagaacgagcgAGGAGCAGCCAGCGCCGTGTACGCCGTGATGCCATTCATTGGACCAGCCGTGGGCCCAATCG CCGGTGGTTACCTGACGCAATACATGTCCTGGCGGTGGATCTTCTGGGTTGTCTCCATGGCCGACGCACTGGTCCAGATCCtggccttcctcttcctccgcgaAACATACGCGCCCAAGATCCTGATGACGAGGAAAAAGAGGCTGGAGCGTGAAACCGGGAATTCATTGctgtatacagagtatgacGAGCCGGATCGCACTTTTCCCCAGCTCCTAAGGAAGAATCTCATCCGGCCATTCCGAATGCTGTTCACTCAGCCCGCCATCCAGGCAATCGCACTTTACCGAGGGTATCAATACGGGCTGATGTATCTAGT ACTTGCTTCTTTCCCAACTGTCTGGGAGGGGAGGTACgatcaagaaaaaggaatCGCCAGCTTGAACTACCTCTCCCTTGGAGTCGGGTTCGTTCTTGGACTGCAGTTCTGCGGCCGGCTCATTGACTAT GTTTACGAGCGTCTCTCCAAATACTACGGCGATACCGGGCGTCCCGAGTACCGCGTACCTTTGATGATCCCTGGAGGTCTGATAGTCCCAATCGGCCTCTTCGTCTACGGTTGGACAGCAGAGTACAAAACACACTGGATCGTCCCCAACATTGGGGCTGCATTATTCGCGATTGGGCTCATCGTCTGCTTCCAGTGCTGTCAGACTTATGTGATCGACGCCTACACTCGGTACGCAGCAAGTGCCACGGGCGTCACGGCGTTTGTTCGGACGATGGCGGGCTTCGGCTTCCCCCTCTTTGCAGATGGGCTGTACCGGGCATTAGGACTGGGATGGGGCAATAGCCTCTTGGGTTTTGTGAGCCTGGGCATGGGCCTCGTGGCTCCAGTGCTACTTTGGTTCTGGGGAGAGTGGATGCGGGCCAAGAGCCCCTACTGTGCTGGAGACGAGACGAGTCGGCTCTGA